ACCTTGCGGTCACTGAGGCCCAATGCTCGGGCGGCTTTGACGTATTCCAGGTTACGCCCGCGCAGGAACTCGGCGCGTACCACGTCTACCAGCGCGAGCCATGAAAACAGCGCCATGATCCCCAATAGCCACCAAAAATTAGGCTCGACAAACCCCGACAGGATTATCAGCAAATACAGCACCGGCAACCCGGACCAAACTTCCAGCACACGCTGGCCGATCAGGTCGACCCATCCTCCGTAATAGCCTTGCAGCGCGCCCGCTGCGATACCGATCAAAGCACTAATGAGCGTGAGGGCCAACGCAAATAAAATCGATACTCGCGCGCCAAAAATTACCCGTGCCAGCACATCGCGGGCCTGGTCATCGGTGCCGAGCCAGTTGGTCGTGGTGGGAGGGCTTGGTGAGGGCTTTGCCAAATCATAGTTAGGTGTGTCGTCGCTGAACGGAATCGGTGGAAATAGCATCCAGCCGCCGTCATTGCTAATCAACTGACGTACGTAATCGCTGCGGTAGTCGGGCTGAAAAGGGAGTTGTCCGCCGAACTCCTGCTCGGTATAGCGCTTGAACGCCGGAAAATACAACGAATGCTGATAACTCAGGATCAACGGTTTGTCGTTAGCAATCAGCTCGCCGCCCAAGCTTAACGAAAACAGGGCACAAAACAGCCACAGCGACCACCAACCACGACGGTTATCACGGAAGCGCTCGAAACGCCGACGACCTAACGGAGAAAGTCTGAACATCAGGCGTTCCTCGCGCTGAAATCAATTCGCGGATCAACCAGGGTGTAGCACACATCCCCGACCAGCTTCATCAACAAGCCAAACAGCGTGAAGATGAACAGCGAACCAAAGACCACAGGATAGTCGCGTGAAACTGCCGCTTCGTAGCTCATTCGACCCAGGCCATCAAGGGAAAAAATCACTTCGATCAGCAGCGAGCCGGCAAAGAACACGCTGATAAACGCCTGTGGAATCCCCGCTACAACCAGCAACATGGCATTTCGAAACACATGGCCGTATAGCACGCGTTTTTCGCTGACGCCTTTAGCTCTGGCCGTCACCACATACTGGCGGGTGATTTCATTGAGAAATGAGTTTTTTGTCAGGATGGTCAAAGTCGCGAAGCCACCGATCACCAATGACAGTACGGGCAGTACCAAGTGCCAGAAGTAGTCGGTAATTTTGCCGACGGTCGACAGTTGTTCAAAGTTCTCTGACACCAGCCCGCGCACCGGAAACCAGTTCAACGACGTGCCGCCAGCAAACACCACCACCAGCAACATCGCGAACAGAAAGGCCGGCATGGCATAACCGATGATGATCGCCGTGCTGCTCCAGATATCGAAATGGCTGCCATGTTTGACGGCTTTGCGAATCCCCAACGGAATTGACACCAGGTAGGTGATCAGTGTCGCCCACAGGCCTAGGGAGATGGAAACCGGCATTTTTTGCAGAATCAAATCGGTGACTTTTGCACCGCGAAAGAAGCTTTTTCCGAAATCCAGTCGCGCATAATTTTTCAGCATCAGCCAGAGGCGCTCATGCAGCGGTTTATCGAAGCCATATTGGTGTTCGATTTCCTTGATGAGCTTTGGGTCGAGGCCGCGGCTGGCGCGCGAAACGGTGCTGCCGCTGTGCGATTCAGTGGGCGATCCGCCGACGGTATTGGCTGAACCGACGCCCTGCAGACGGGCGATCGCTTGTTCAACCGGTCCACCTGGCGCGGCTTGCACGATAAAGAAGTTAACTAACAGGATGCAAATCAGCGTGGGAATAATCAGCAGCAGTCTTCGCAGTAAATAGCCGAGCATTTAATGGACCTCTGCGGGATTGGCCGATGCACCGCGTTTTTTCGCGAATTGCTCATTAGTCAATGGGGTTGGGCTTATCTCCCACCAGGTTTCAATGGCGTCACCATTAGCTGCCTGAAGCTTCGGAATACCGAAGCGATTCCACCAAACCGTGGACGAACCAGGTGGGTAAAAATTTGGAATCCAGTAGTAGCCCCATTGCAAGACCCGGTCTAGCGCGTGGGCGTAGTTAACCATGGTCGCCTTATCGCCGGCTTTGACCAACCCAGTGATCAGGCTATCGACGGCGGGATTTTGCAACACCATGTAGTTGTTCGAGCCGGGGTCTTTGGCGCTTTTAGCACCAAAGCAGTTGTAAAGCTCCAAGCCCGGCGACGTTGAAACGGGGTAGCCGGCGACAATCATGTCGTAATCGCGCGCCATCACCCGATTAAGGTATTGGGCGGCATCTATCCGACGAATGTCGAACGTGATACCGATCTGCGCCAGGTTACGTTTGTACGGCAACAACAAACGCTCAATGCCTGCTTGAGCATTGAGGAACGTGAAGGTGAACGGTTCACCTGCTGCGTTAACCAAATGATCGCCTTTGGGCATCCAACCGGCTTCTTCAAGCAAGTGCAGAGCCTTGAGTTGCTTATCGCGAATGAATCCGGAGCCATCGGTTTTGGGTGTATGGAACACTTGGGTGAACACCTGCGGCGGAACTTGCCCGCGCAGCGGTTCGAGAATTTCCAGCTCGTCTTCGGTGGGCATGTGGTCGGCAGCCAGTGCGCTATTGGAGAAATAACTGTTTTGGCGCACATATACGTTGTGCATCATCTGCCGGTTGCTCCACTCGAAGTCCCAGAGCATCGCCAGCGCTTCACGGACGCGCCGGTCCCGGAACATCGGGCGATCAAGGTTAAATATGTAGCCTTGCGAACTCTGAACAGCGCCCTGGGCCAGTTGCGCTTTCTGCAAGCGTCCGTCGGTCAGGGCCGGGCTTTCATAGCCAATGGAGTAGCTGGTTGCGGAGAACTCCCGGTTGTAGTCATACGCACCACCGCGCAGGACCTGGCGAGCGACGTCGGTGTCACCAAAATACTCGACGCTGAAGTGATCGAAATTGTAGAACCCTCGACTCACTGGGAGGTCTTTTCCCCACCAATCGGGATCGCGCTCGAACGTGATGCTGCGTCCGGCATCGACCTTACTCACTTTGTAGGGGCCGCTGCCCAATGGAATCTCGAATCCACCGCCGTTAGCAAAGTCGCGGGTTTTCCACCAATGCTCAGGAAATACCGGCAGCGATGCCAGGTCTAGCGCAAGGGTGCGATTCTCGTTATTTTTGAAATCAAAGCGAATCTGAGTCGGCGACTCAACCTCAACATGGGTCACGTCTTCGAATTCCGTTCGATATTGCAAGCTGCCCTGGGTCATCAATAGGTCATAGGTGTATCGCACATCCTCGGCGGTGATGGGTACGCCGTCGGCAAACCGTGCTTTAGGGTTTAGAAAAAAACGCAGCGACAGCCCGTCTTTGCTGCGCTCCATGGTTTGTGCGACCAGACCGTAAACCGTGAACGGCTCATCCAGCGAGCGAACGGCGAGGGGTGAATACAAGAGGCCGTTGAGTTGTGCGACACCCGTGCCTTTGTCGATGTACGGCAGCATATGATCGAACTGGCCAATCTCCAACGCCGAGCGCCGCAGGCTGCCACCTTTGGGGGCATCGGGATTGACGTAATCGAAGTGGGTAAAGTTGGCAGGGTATTTAGGTGCCTCACCGTAAACAGTCAGAGCATGTCCTGGGGCGGCGGACAAGGGCTGAAAGCTAGAAACCAAGGCTAGCGTTGCGACAATCAACGATGAAAAAACGAAACGCATTGCTCGAATCCTGACTGACGTCCGCGAGCGAATATCAGGGTTAAGGGTAAAAAACCAAGACTGTGCAGAAGCCTGCCGGATCATAAGCTGCTTCGTGGCGATATAACGAGCGCGTAAGCAACGGGCCTAACCATGCATCGACACATGCAGTTGCACAATCGGTTTTTGTGTTCAGAGGCATGAATGGCCTTAATGCCACGACTCAGGAGGGCTTTACGAGTGAACAGCACAAACGAAAACGGCTCGTCAGAGAGACGGGCCGTTTGGCAGTCCGCGTGACAGTTAGTCTTGGCGGCTGGTCACTTCCAGCAAGTGATAACCGAACTGAGTTTTTACCGGGCCTTGCACCGCGTTAATCGGTGCGCTGAAGACTACGCTGTCAAACTCCTTGACCATTTGGCCTGGGCCAAAGGAACCCAGGTCACCGCCCTGACGGCTAGATGGGCAGCTAGAGTTCGCTTTGGCGATTTCTGCGAAATCAGCGCCGCCTTCAATTTGGATTTTCAGTTTGATGCATTTCTCTTCGCTGGCCACAAGGATGTGGCGCGCAGTGGCTTTAGCCATGGTCATTACTCCTGTCAAAAAAGGGAAAGCCTACCGGATTAAGGGCGGCTATTCTCGCGAAAGTTCCGAATGAAGCCCAGATTGCCGCCCAAGGGCAGAGGGCTGGCGATCATTGTCGCAGGCGCAATGTGCTTGCGGCCTCTTGCAACAACTGTTCGCTGGCATCCCAGCCCAGGCAACCGTCTGTCACTGAAACGCCGTATTCAAGCGTATTGCTCAGGGTCTGACAGCCTTCAAACAGGTGGCTTTCAAGCATCATGCCTACCAGCGAGTGATCGCCCCGCAAACGTTGCTCAAGCACGTCGTTAAACACGACGGGCTGACGTAAAGGATCCTTACCACTGTTGGCATGGCTGCAATCGACCATGATCCGTGGGGTGATGCCTACTTTTTGCAGCCCAGAGCGGACAGCAGCCACGCTCTGGCGGTCATAGTTCGGACCGCCGTGGCCGCCGCGCAGCACAACGTGAGTGTCCGGGTTGCCTTGGGTTTCGATGATTGCCGGATGGCCGTGTCGGTCAATACCGAAGTGTCGATGAGGGTGGGCCGCCGAGCGCATTGCATCGGTCGCAACAGAGACGCCGCCGTCAGTGCCGTTCTTGAAACCGACCGGTATGCCCAAACCGCTGGCCATTTCCCGATGAATCTGCGACTCAGTGGTTCTAGCGCCTATCGCCACCCAGCTCAGCACATCATCGAAATAGCCTGCTGCTATGGGTTGCAAGATCTCGGTGGCAATGGGTAAACCCATGCAGAGCATTTCGCGCATCAGTTCGCGGGACAGGGTCAGACCGCCAGCCATGTCGTCGCTGCCGTCGAGCTGTGGGTCGTATGCCAGGCCTTTCCAGCCGATTGTCGTGCGGGGTTTTTCGACATAGGCACGCATTACCAACAATAACTGGTCGCTGACATCTGCAGCGAGCGCCGCCAAGCGTTCGGCGTATTCGAGGGCGGAGCGTGGGTCGTGAATTGAGCAAGGGCCAACGACGATCAGCAAGCGGGAGTCTTCACCGTTGAGAATGGCGCGTACTGCGTGGCGGTGGTCGGCAACTTGTTTGCTGAGCGCTGTGTCGAGTGGCACGAGCTGTTTGAGCTGCAGGCTACTGGGTAGGCGCTGTAGGACTGGGGCGCTGTCGGTCAACGTCACCGCGTGTGCCATCATTTCGGACAGGTTTTTTACCGCAACGGATGAGTTCATGTGCTGGCTTCCTGGGCGGGCGCGGGTTTATCGCGCTCGACGCCCTATTGGGGTGTTCGACAATTGGCCGTGTCGGCCTTCAGTGTTGGCGTGCCACCCGAAAACGACCGGTCGGAGGCGGCAAGCTGTCCCGAGCGCAGGTTGCTAAATCGCCAGGCGAGGTGAATGTCGTTGCGGTAACCAGTGGCGTAGTTCATGTCGGTGTTCCTCGAGTCAATTCAGTGCAATTCAAAAGTTGTCGGGCCTGAAAAACAAAACCCCCGATCAGGTTGCCGACCGGGGGTAGAGAATTCTCTGGTTGGCGTCCCTGTGAGTGTGGGCGCCGTTTGGGTATCAGGCGCGCCAGCGGCTAAACCAATACCCAAAATAAAAGTAAGTCGCGGCTGTGACCACATTCATTTCGTTCAACGCAGTCAAGACCTCTACCAAGCGGCGAGCGCTGGAAGTTTGGTGTGATTGTGATGGCGATGAATGCAACATGGTCTATCTCCGTTTGATGGACCCGAGCTTACTGCAGGTGCAAGCCGCTGTTCAATTAGAAAATTACATGGTTGCGATTGAGGGTGTTGGATGCTGGTCGCACTGGCGAATTGCACCACAGCGTTCGTCGTGGTGTCATCCAGCACAGGTCTTTACAAACCCGAAGACGTTAATCAAGGAACGGCATTGTGGGAGTGCGTGTCATTGCGGCAGCTCAATCAGTCTCTGTACCAGGGGATATCGACGCCAACATCCAGCGTCATTTGGTTTTTATGCGGGCTGCGATAGAGCAGGGGGTGGAATTTCTGTTGTTTCCCGAATTGTCGCTGACCGGTTATGAGCGCGGCTTGGCCTGTGAACTGGCCATCGATCCCGCTGATGCGCGCTTGCAGCCTCTGCATGAACTCGCACACAGCGGTGGAATGGTAACGGTGATCGGTGCGCCGATTCGCCGCGCGGGGAGTGTTGATGTGTTGATAGCGGCGCTGGTGCTGGGCGTGGCGGTTGAAGTGGGTGTTTACAGCAAGCAGCATCTGCACGCAGGCGAGGAGTTGGTGTTTAAGCCTGGAGAGGGCGGTGACGGTGTGCAGATCGACACTGACTACCTCGTCTTGGCAGTGTGTGCAGACTTCACCCACGCCAGCCATGCGAATGCGGCTGCGCAGTCGGGTGCCACGGTGTATGCCGCCAGCGTGTTGATCTCCGCCGACGGCTACGTTGCGGATACTCGGCTGCTGGCTAGTTATGCTGCCGAACACGGTATGGCTGTGCTGATGGCTAACCATGGTAGCGCGACGGGCGGCTGGATATCGGCGGGCCGAAGTGCCTTTTGGTCAGGGGACGGGATAGGGTTTGGTGCCGCCGACGGTTCGGGTGATCTGCTGTTGATCGCGAGCCGTGACGGAGATAGATGGGTAACCAGAATTGTTCCGATAATGGTTTGATGACCTGAGGTTTACGCAGATATGGACCTGAGGCTGCGCCCGGCGACTCTTGCCGACCTGGATTTCGCCAGCGAATTGACCCGCGTGAATATGCGCCGCTATTACGCGGAGTATGGGCGCGTGTGGCAGGGACAATTGTTCAGTGCTGAGTGGGCGTTACGGCACAGCTTCGTTATCGTCAAGGCGGACAAGCAAATTGGGTTTTTTAGCATCAGTCCCGAGGCTGGCTATTTGTATTTGCGGGATGTGCAGCTGTTAGAGCCCTATCGAGGCGAGGGGGTGGGCACTTGGGTTATGGATCAGATTGAATCGATGGCCGAGGAACAAGGCTACAGAAGCATCCGATTGAAGGTGTTTAAAAGTAATCCGGCGATGCAGTTATACCTACGACACGGATTCGCGGTGATTTGTGAAGGGGATGCGTTGTTCGGGATGGAGCACGTTATCGAGCACTGACTCTGTATTGGTAAGAACCAGCGACACGGGTCAGTGGCGATTGCCTGAGGACTTACGAAATCACCGTTTCTGATTATCGATTCCGCTGCACACCTTGACGCAACCCAGCGATAGCTATTTAGACAGAGCGTCCGTTGCACGACCAGCCCACGCGAAAAACTTCATTCCGCTGACGGTGCAATGTCCGAGCCTTTCTCGGCCGGAATGCTGCCAATTTTCATCCCCAGTAAAACGGCCACTTTGTGTGATTCGCCACGTTTTCCTTTTTTGCGTCCTGCCAGGACTTGATAGGTCGTTGCCGGGTCGATGCTGTGTTCCCTGGCAAACTCTTGGACCGATTTTCCTTGTTGTTCCAACCAAGCCTTAGCTTGTGCAGCAGTACGTATTCCGGGCATAGTTCAAAACCGTTCAAATCAGTTTAATTTTCATGGATTCTACCCCTCGTACAGATAGGATCAACAGGATTATGCATTCAAATGAATGGAATTGGTTCAAGATTGCGAAAAGAACGAGAGCGCCTAGGTCTCTCGCAGCGAGCATTTGGTGAAATTGGTGGTGTAGAAGCTAATGCTCAGGGGAAATACGAAAGCGGCGATCGTGCCCCAAAAGCAGATTATCTTGCAGCTGTTGCAGCTAGGGGCGTGGACGTCTTATTTGTACTCACAGGCACTGCTACGCCGATTCCTGTCGATAATCTCAGTCATTCTGAGGAGAAAGTGCTCGGCAGTTTCCGGACGTTGCATAAAGAGGATCAAGACGCGATCAGACGCTTGACGACGACTATGGCTGAATTATCAGCCTCGTATTTGACTAATAACAAACCGACGTGAACGGCACGTTTAGGTAACTATCCTGTCTTTGGACTGCACAAAAAAATCCCAAATATATGAAGACGTTAGTGGTAGCGTGTCACTAACGCCGTTTTTGCATCGGCTTCGCACCAATATCGAGCTTGTAGCTAGGTCTGGCTCGCTGTTTTTGCTAAGGTGGGCCGCATTCGTCATGACCGCTTTGTGAGGTGTCTGCTTGATTAGGGTGCTAGTTGTTGATGACCATGATCTTGTTCGAACAGGCATTACACGGATGTTGGCCGATATCGATGGTCTCCAGGTTGTAGGTCAGGCTGAATCAGGTGAAGAGTCCCTGAAGAAAGCCCGCGAGCTCAAACCCGATGTGGTATTGATGGACGTCAAGATGCCTGGCATCGGCGGTTTGGAAGCGACTCGCAAATTGATACGCAGTCATCCAGACATCAAGGTCGTGGCGGTGACAGTGTGCGAAGAAGATCCATTTCCGACGCGTCTTCTGCAAGCAGGTGCCGCCGGCTATTTGACCAAGGGCGCTGGTCTGCCTGAGATGGTACAAGCCATTCGTCTGGTATTTGCCGGGCAACGTTACATCAGTCCGCAGATCGCTCAACAATTGGCGCTAAAATCTTTCCAGCCGCAGAGCAGTAACTCACCATTTGATTTGTTGTCTGAGCGTGAAATTCAGATTGCGCTGATGATCGTCGGCTGCCAAAAAGTTCAGACCATCTCTGACAAATTGTGCTTGTCGCCCAAAACCGTTAACACCTACCGTTATCGTATTTTTGAAAAGCTTTCGATCGGCAGTGATGTCGAGTTAGCGTTATTGGCCGTTCGCCACGGCATGGTTGATGCCAGTCTCTGAAATGACCCAAACGTTCGATCCAAGCGCCTTCCTTTCCACCTGCAGTGGCCGCCCCGGTGTGTATCGGATGTTCGATACCGAGTCGCGGCTGTTGTACGTGGGTAAAGCAAAAAATCTCAAGAGTCGACTGGCCAGTTATTTTCGCAAGACTGGACATGCGCCAAAGACCAGCGCCCTGGTTGCACGTATTGCACATATTGAAACCACCATCACCGCCAACGAGACCGAGGCCCTGCTGCTGGAGCAGACGCTCATCAAAGAGTGGCGGCCGCCTTACAATATTTTGTTGCGCGATGATAAGTCCTACCCTTACGTGTACCTTTCGGACGGTGATTATCCCCGTCTCAGCATCCATCGTGGCGCCAAAAAAGGTAAAGGTCGTTATTTTGGGCCTTACCCAAGCGCTGGTGCGATTCGTGAAAGTTTGAGTCTGCTGCAAAAAGCATTTCTAGTGCGGCAGTGCGAAGACAGCTATTTCAAGAACCGTGCGCGGCCGTGCCTGCAATACCAGATCAAGCGGTGCAAAGGTCCCTGTGTCGGCTTGGTCGAGCCCGAGGTCTATGCCCAAGACGTCCGACATTCCGTCATGTTCCTTGAAGGCCGCAGCAATGCGTTATCGAACGAGTTGAATGCGGCGATGGAAGAGGCTTCAGTGAACCTTGAGTTCGAGCGCGCGGCGGAGTTGCGCGACCAGATTGCCTTGTTGCGACGGGTTCAAGATCAGCAAAGTATGGACGGCGGTACCGGCGACGTAGATGTGGTGGCTGCGTTCATCAACCCGGGCGGCGCCTGCGTTCACTTGATCAGTGTGCGTGGCGGGCGCGTATTGGGCAGCAAGAGTTTCTTCCCTCAGGTGGGTATCGAGGAGGAAGTGGGTGAGGTGATGTCGGCCTTCCTTTCACAGTATTTCCTTAGCGATCACGACCGCGAATTGCCCAGCGAAGTCATCGTCAACGTCGTCCATGAAGACTTCCCGACGCTGATTGATGCGATTGAAGAAATTCGTGGCCATGAAATGACTATCAGCCACCGGGTGCGTGGTACCCGGGCGCGCTGGCAGCAGTTGGCGGTGACCAACGCTGAGCAAGCGCTCTCTGCGCGTTTGGCTAATCGCCAACACGTTACGGCGCGTTTTGAAGCGTTGGCTAAAGTGTTGAATCTTGACGAGCCACCGCAGCGATTGGAATGCTACGACATCAGCCACTCCAGCGGCGAAGCCACCGTGGCATCCTGCGTAGTCTTTGGTCCCGAGGGGCCGATCAAGTCGGATTACCGGCGTTACAACATCGAAGGCATTACGGGTGGCGATGATTACGCAGCCATGCACCAGGCCTTGATGCGGCGTTTCAGCAAGATCAAGGACGGCGAGGGCAAATTGCCCGATATCTTGCTGGTCGACGGGGGTAAGGGCCAGCTGTCTATGGCCCGCGATGTGATGAACGAACTGGCCATACCAGACATTATTTTGTTGGGCGTGGCAAAAGGTGCAACCCGCAAAGCGGGGTTTGAAACGTTGTACCTGAACGACGCCGCCCACGAATTTACGTTGAAAGGCGACGATCCGGCGTTGCACCTGATTCAGCAAATTCGCGACGAGGCCCACCGTTTTGCCATCACCGGACACCGAGCGCGACGGGGTAAAACCCGTCGTACATCGACGTTGGAAGGGGTCGCAGGAGTAGGGCCGACCCGTCGCCGAGACCTGCTTAAACACTTTGGTGGATTGCAGGAATTGTCTCGCGCCAGCATCGAAGAAATCGCTAAAGCGCCGGGAATTAGTAAAAAGCTCGCAGAGTCGATTTATGCCAGCCTGCACAGCGAGTAGAATGCCCGCTCACCTCGTAGCCAGTTGTGCCGATGAATATCCCTAATCTGATCACCGTAATACGTGTCCTGCTGATACCAATCTTCATTCTGCTGTTTTATTTGCCCTATTACTGGAGCTATACCGCAGCCAGTACGGTCTTCGCCATTGCGGCAGCAACGGATTGGCTTGATGGTTACCTGGCGCGTCGGCTTGAACAAAGCACACCGTTTGGTGCGTTTCTCGATCCGGTGGCCGACAAATTGATGGTCGCAGTAGCCTTGGTGTTATTGGTACAGGCACACGCTAATCTGTGGCTGACATTGCCAGCAGCGGTGATCATCGGCCGTGAGATTGTTATTTCGGCATTGCGCGAGTGGATGGCTGAAATTGGCGCTCGGGCTCACGTTGCCGTATCCAGCCTGGGTAAATGGAAAACTGCCGCGCAGATGATCGCACTGATTATTTTGCTCGCGAACCCGCCTGGGTTTACGTTCTGGGTGGTGCTGGGTTACGTGCTGTTGTTGGTCGCTGCAGGTCTGACATTGTGGTCAATGGTTCAATACTTGCGTGCCGCCTGGCCGCACCTCAGAACTACCACTGAGAAAAAATAAGTTTTTGAATCAATGGCTTGACTAAGCTAGTTGAATCTATACAATAGCGCCTCGTTACCAAAGTGCGGGAATAGCTCAGTTGGTAGAGCACGACCTTGCCAAGGTCGGGGTCGCGAGTTCGAGTCTCGTTTCCCGCTCCAAATATTGCGCCACAGAGTTCCATTGAACTCTGTAAGCGATTTGAAATCAGGACCTTCGGGTCCTTTTTTCGTTCCGGCGGAT
The nucleotide sequence above comes from Pseudomonas sp. AB6. Encoded proteins:
- a CDS encoding peptidylprolyl isomerase, which encodes MAKATARHILVASEEKCIKLKIQIEGGADFAEIAKANSSCPSSRQGGDLGSFGPGQMVKEFDSVVFSAPINAVQGPVKTQFGYHLLEVTSRQD
- a CDS encoding carbon-nitrogen hydrolase family protein, whose translation is MGVRVIAAAQSVSVPGDIDANIQRHLVFMRAAIEQGVEFLLFPELSLTGYERGLACELAIDPADARLQPLHELAHSGGMVTVIGAPIRRAGSVDVLIAALVLGVAVEVGVYSKQHLHAGEELVFKPGEGGDGVQIDTDYLVLAVCADFTHASHANAAAQSGATVYAASVLISADGYVADTRLLASYAAEHGMAVLMANHGSATGGWISAGRSAFWSGDGIGFGAADGSGDLLLIASRDGDRWVTRIVPIMV
- the uvrC gene encoding excinuclease ABC subunit UvrC → MTQTFDPSAFLSTCSGRPGVYRMFDTESRLLYVGKAKNLKSRLASYFRKTGHAPKTSALVARIAHIETTITANETEALLLEQTLIKEWRPPYNILLRDDKSYPYVYLSDGDYPRLSIHRGAKKGKGRYFGPYPSAGAIRESLSLLQKAFLVRQCEDSYFKNRARPCLQYQIKRCKGPCVGLVEPEVYAQDVRHSVMFLEGRSNALSNELNAAMEEASVNLEFERAAELRDQIALLRRVQDQQSMDGGTGDVDVVAAFINPGGACVHLISVRGGRVLGSKSFFPQVGIEEEVGEVMSAFLSQYFLSDHDRELPSEVIVNVVHEDFPTLIDAIEEIRGHEMTISHRVRGTRARWQQLAVTNAEQALSARLANRQHVTARFEALAKVLNLDEPPQRLECYDISHSSGEATVASCVVFGPEGPIKSDYRRYNIEGITGGDDYAAMHQALMRRFSKIKDGEGKLPDILLVDGGKGQLSMARDVMNELAIPDIILLGVAKGATRKAGFETLYLNDAAHEFTLKGDDPALHLIQQIRDEAHRFAITGHRARRGKTRRTSTLEGVAGVGPTRRRDLLKHFGGLQELSRASIEEIAKAPGISKKLAESIYASLHSE
- the pgsA gene encoding CDP-diacylglycerol--glycerol-3-phosphate 3-phosphatidyltransferase, translated to MNIPNLITVIRVLLIPIFILLFYLPYYWSYTAASTVFAIAAATDWLDGYLARRLEQSTPFGAFLDPVADKLMVAVALVLLVQAHANLWLTLPAAVIIGREIVISALREWMAEIGARAHVAVSSLGKWKTAAQMIALIILLANPPGFTFWVVLGYVLLLVAAGLTLWSMVQYLRAAWPHLRTTTEKK
- a CDS encoding GNAT family N-acetyltransferase, with translation MDLRLRPATLADLDFASELTRVNMRRYYAEYGRVWQGQLFSAEWALRHSFVIVKADKQIGFFSISPEAGYLYLRDVQLLEPYRGEGVGTWVMDQIESMAEEQGYRSIRLKVFKSNPAMQLYLRHGFAVICEGDALFGMEHVIEH
- a CDS encoding DNA-binding protein — protein: MPGIRTAAQAKAWLEQQGKSVQEFAREHSIDPATTYQVLAGRKKGKRGESHKVAVLLGMKIGSIPAEKGSDIAPSAE
- a CDS encoding microcin C ABC transporter permease YejB, whose protein sequence is MLGYLLRRLLLIIPTLICILLVNFFIVQAAPGGPVEQAIARLQGVGSANTVGGSPTESHSGSTVSRASRGLDPKLIKEIEHQYGFDKPLHERLWLMLKNYARLDFGKSFFRGAKVTDLILQKMPVSISLGLWATLITYLVSIPLGIRKAVKHGSHFDIWSSTAIIIGYAMPAFLFAMLLVVVFAGGTSLNWFPVRGLVSENFEQLSTVGKITDYFWHLVLPVLSLVIGGFATLTILTKNSFLNEITRQYVVTARAKGVSEKRVLYGHVFRNAMLLVVAGIPQAFISVFFAGSLLIEVIFSLDGLGRMSYEAAVSRDYPVVFGSLFIFTLFGLLMKLVGDVCYTLVDPRIDFSARNA
- a CDS encoding helix-turn-helix domain-containing protein, which encodes MNGIGSRLRKERERLGLSQRAFGEIGGVEANAQGKYESGDRAPKADYLAAVAARGVDVLFVLTGTATPIPVDNLSHSEEKVLGSFRTLHKEDQDAIRRLTTTMAELSASYLTNNKPT
- a CDS encoding 3-deoxy-7-phosphoheptulonate synthase; the encoded protein is MNSSVAVKNLSEMMAHAVTLTDSAPVLQRLPSSLQLKQLVPLDTALSKQVADHRHAVRAILNGEDSRLLIVVGPCSIHDPRSALEYAERLAALAADVSDQLLLVMRAYVEKPRTTIGWKGLAYDPQLDGSDDMAGGLTLSRELMREMLCMGLPIATEILQPIAAGYFDDVLSWVAIGARTTESQIHREMASGLGIPVGFKNGTDGGVSVATDAMRSAAHPHRHFGIDRHGHPAIIETQGNPDTHVVLRGGHGGPNYDRQSVAAVRSGLQKVGITPRIMVDCSHANSGKDPLRQPVVFNDVLEQRLRGDHSLVGMMLESHLFEGCQTLSNTLEYGVSVTDGCLGWDASEQLLQEAASTLRLRQ
- a CDS encoding ABC transporter permease — translated: MFRLSPLGRRRFERFRDNRRGWWSLWLFCALFSLSLGGELIANDKPLILSYQHSLYFPAFKRYTEQEFGGQLPFQPDYRSDYVRQLISNDGGWMLFPPIPFSDDTPNYDLAKPSPSPPTTTNWLGTDDQARDVLARVIFGARVSILFALALTLISALIGIAAGALQGYYGGWVDLIGQRVLEVWSGLPVLYLLIILSGFVEPNFWWLLGIMALFSWLALVDVVRAEFLRGRNLEYVKAARALGLSDRKVIMRHILPNAMNATLSYLPFILTGAISTLTALDFLGFGMPAGSASLGELIGQGKQNLQAPWLGLTAFFTLALILSLLVFIGEALRDAFDPRS
- the uvrY gene encoding UvrY/SirA/GacA family response regulator transcription factor, giving the protein MIRVLVVDDHDLVRTGITRMLADIDGLQVVGQAESGEESLKKARELKPDVVLMDVKMPGIGGLEATRKLIRSHPDIKVVAVTVCEEDPFPTRLLQAGAAGYLTKGAGLPEMVQAIRLVFAGQRYISPQIAQQLALKSFQPQSSNSPFDLLSEREIQIALMIVGCQKVQTISDKLCLSPKTVNTYRYRIFEKLSIGSDVELALLAVRHGMVDASL
- a CDS encoding extracellular solute-binding protein, with the protein product MRFVFSSLIVATLALVSSFQPLSAAPGHALTVYGEAPKYPANFTHFDYVNPDAPKGGSLRRSALEIGQFDHMLPYIDKGTGVAQLNGLLYSPLAVRSLDEPFTVYGLVAQTMERSKDGLSLRFFLNPKARFADGVPITAEDVRYTYDLLMTQGSLQYRTEFEDVTHVEVESPTQIRFDFKNNENRTLALDLASLPVFPEHWWKTRDFANGGGFEIPLGSGPYKVSKVDAGRSITFERDPDWWGKDLPVSRGFYNFDHFSVEYFGDTDVARQVLRGGAYDYNREFSATSYSIGYESPALTDGRLQKAQLAQGAVQSSQGYIFNLDRPMFRDRRVREALAMLWDFEWSNRQMMHNVYVRQNSYFSNSALAADHMPTEDELEILEPLRGQVPPQVFTQVFHTPKTDGSGFIRDKQLKALHLLEEAGWMPKGDHLVNAAGEPFTFTFLNAQAGIERLLLPYKRNLAQIGITFDIRRIDAAQYLNRVMARDYDMIVAGYPVSTSPGLELYNCFGAKSAKDPGSNNYMVLQNPAVDSLITGLVKAGDKATMVNYAHALDRVLQWGYYWIPNFYPPGSSTVWWNRFGIPKLQAANGDAIETWWEISPTPLTNEQFAKKRGASANPAEVH